The genomic DNA ACTGCATCCTGTTACGGGGGTTATTTTAGCGGCTTTTAATTTAGTACCCAGCATAGGATTTACAGTTAAAGGTATTTTAGGATATGGTCCAGTTGAAATGGCTTTAGAAATAGGCGGTTGGCGTCAATCTGCAATGCAACAATCTGCGCCTGGATATTATCGTTGGATAGCGCTAGTGCGTTTTTCTGATTTTTTCTCTGGCTTTAGTAATAATGCAGTCAATACCATTGGCGCAAAAGATTGTGGCGCGTCAGATCAAGTTGCTTTCTTGGTGGGGCTGATAGCCAATATTGGCACTGTGTTTGGTTTTAATGGCCCACAATGTGAATTATGGTTCCAGACGAATATTATGGAATATCTGCTGGCTGAACAGTTTCCTGGCGAAATTCTTGTGCAACAGAATTTGCGGAAACTCGCACAAGAAATGAAAACTATTTCTCTGGAAGACTTTCAGAGTTTTGTTGAAGATACTCGATATTCTGCAACTATTAATGCATTTTTTCAGCCAAAAGATTCTGAACAACCTGTGTTTGGGTCGTGGACTTCACCCGTGTCTGCGTAATTCAATGCATAACTTAAGCTCAATGCCAGTACGAGCTGGCATTACGGCTTCCGTAGTTTTTTTGCTCTAATCTTGAGCTCTTAATACTATCTTAATACCCCATGCCTATTATGTTATACATACAAAAAAAAATAATTAGGATTTGATATGATGCGGCCGTTTAATTATAACAACGCAGGCATGAACGAAGCCTTAGCTGCGCTGCTAAAGGAACCAGAAAAGCTTCCCTTATTAGCGACTTTAGAAACACTAACGAAAATTGCAGGCAATTCATCTGTCAGTACAAGTAACCGTCATGCAGCTTCCTTTCTTATGGTGGTAGGCATGTTATCGCTTTTCAGCAGTGTAACCTTTTTCACCTCAGCATTTGATGCTGGCGAGCGTTACAGTACCTACACTAAGAACTACCCTTATATATCATGGATATTTAATCAGTGGTTTTTGGGAGCGTCAGCAGTTTTGACCAATTCATTTTTTAATTGGGCTGCTTTTTGCAAAATGGGCCGGGGACAGGTCTCTTTTATGTCTTGGCTTACGGCTGGGCTGTTGGCGTGGAAAGAAAATCCTGCTAGGCAAATTGTGGCATTATGTGGCGGCGCTGGCAGTATTGTACCTTTCTGGTATCTCAGTTTAACTGATGATGAGCTCTGGAATATTGTTGTGAGTGCTTCAGCCGCGATTAATATACCAGTTTTTTATTCGGGTACTGATCTCTGCTATGAAGTGCTATGTTACCCAGAAGTGACCTGGGTTTGGTTACAACCTTTGCGCCTTGCCACATATTATTCTAATGAAGCTCTAGAGCAAAAAAATGAATTAATTAAAATCCAATTACTGTTAGTTAATCATTTTTTAGATCTTGCAGATGATTTTCGTAAAGCTAACACTGATCAAAAAAATAGTTACATCGCATCGTTTTTGAATGCTGAAGGAAAGCTGGAAAATCTATTGCAGATGAAGGACGATGCTGGCTATTTCCCTGCTCATACCAATATTATTCGTAAAAATAATTGCCTATTGATAATGAAGTGCGTTTGGAGCTTGTTGGGCGTATGGCAGAACTTTGGGCATGTGGTGGAAGCTTATCGAGCCGGAGCTCAATGGCATTTTGCTTTGGGAATATTTTTTGCGCTATGTAACCTCGGGCCAGATATTGGCTATACAATTAGTGGGGTATTAGGTTTTGGATTATTAGAATTACTGATTGAGTTATTTTTATGTCAAAAATCTACTAGCCAAGATTCTGCACGTTTTTCTATTTATTTTTTTGTATTGATGATTGTTATGCGATTGTCTTACGCTTTTTCTGGCTTTAGTGGCGATCAGGTTAATTATGATGCTGCAACATTTTGCGGCCTTAATGTAACAGTAGCTTTTGTTATGGGTCTTTTAAGTAACTTCGGAACAGCTTTTGTTTTCAATGGCCCTCAGTGCGAGCTTTTGTTGCAAAATGTTTTTAGGGCTGAACCAGTGACAGTTAACGATGAACAACTCGCTGATTTCCAGGCAGAGTTGGATTCTCTCCCAGTGATTTGCAGAACTTTAACACCGGATGATATAGAAGAGTTGCGTAGTGATGAGAAAACAGGTGCAGCGCTATTTTGCTTTTTTCAATCAAAAGGATTTAATACGACCGTTTCTACGGTTGAAACACGGTTGCTTAACCAGGCATAAATAAACTTTCTGCAGCTCGTCATCCCGCGGGATTGTTCAGCCGCACGGGGGCCTCACCACGTCCCTGTGTTCAACCGCGGGGCCCAGAAAAATAGTAATTTAAACCTGCTGTAACAAATATTCAATCAACAACGGTACAGGACGTCCCGTTGCTTTTCGATTCATTCCAAGCTTAACCGACGCAGTTCCTGCGACATCAAGATGCGCCCAAGGATATTTTTTAGTAAACCGTGCTAAGAAACACGCAGCAGTAATTGAACCCGCTGCTGGCCCACCAATGTTTTTAATATCTGCAAAATTAGAATTGATCATCGCATCATAAGCACTACTGATCGGTAAGCGCCATACGCCATCTTGACTTGTGGTAGCCGCCTGTTGCACTTGTTCTGCCAGTTGATCATTATTACTAAATAAACCGGTATTAATATCGCCTAAGCAAGTAATAATTGCGCCAGTGAGAGTCGCAATATCAATCACTGATTTCGGTTTGTAACGTTCAGCGTAAGTTAACGCATCACAAAGAACCAAACGACCTTCGGCATCGGTATTTAATACTTCAATCGTTTGGCCGGAAAGGCTAGTAATAATATCTTCTGGACGATAAGCATCTTGACCCGGCATATTTTCAGCAGCTGCAATCATGCCGACAACATTAATTTTCAACTTTAATTCTGCAATGGCTTTCATCACCCCTAAAACAGAAGCGGCGCCACACATGTCATATTTCATGCCTAACATGCCATCAAAGCTTTTTAAATTATTACCGCCAGTATCAAAGGTAATACCTTTGCCGACAAGCACATGCGGTTGCTCGGTTTTAGCAGCGCCACGATATTCTACAATAATCAATTTAGGCTTATTATTACTGCCTTGGCCCACAGCAAGAATTGCGCCAGCACCGATTTTTTTCAACGCCTTTTCGTCGAGTACTTTTGTCGTCACGCTAGAGAATTTTTTCATCAGTTGTTTGGCTTGTGCGGCTAAATATTCAGGTTGACAAATATTCGGTGGGCAGTTTGCCAAATCCATGGTGAAGTTCATGCCTGACACGGTTGCTTCTGCTTGTTTTGCTGCTGTTTGCAGAATTTTTTCTTGTACTTTATTGCCGAGAAAAATCACTTGTTCTAACGCGCTGGTTTTTGGTTTTGATTTGTAGATTTCGTATCTATAGGTTGCTTGTTGAAGTGCAATTGCAGTCGTGCGAATTGACTGCCCGATGTTAGCATCCTTGAAAACAATATCATCAAAAGCAAAGCACACGCTTTTGCAGCGGATAGCCTCAAGAGACATTGCCACTTTATCCATGGCTTTTTTGAAGGCATCTATCGTTAATTCTTTTTTGTTACCGAGATTAACTAAAAGTAATTGTGCTGCATTTAACTCTTTCTCGCGTAAAGTAAAGAAAACACTATCCCCTGCATTATCTAATTGCGTAGTCTTTTTTAAAAATGCTGCTAACGCACCTTTCAAGCGTTGATCCAAGACTTCAGCGCCAGAAGAAAGCAGCTTGTTCCCCCAAGTGGCAATAACAATGCAATCAGTCGTGATGGCAAGCAAAGAGGTGGTTTTCAGTTGGATTTTCATAGTATCAATGCCTTGTAGAGATGGTAAAGGCACATTGTAGCGTGGTTGCCGGAGAAAGACAAAAAAGTTCCCGTGCATGGTTGTTTTCTTTGGTGTAAACTTAGCGCATTTTATTGTCATTAATTCTGAATAAGATAAATAAATGCCGCATTTGATAATTATTGCAGGGTCTAATGGCTCAGGAAAAACAACTGCTGCGCCAGCATTATTACAAGATTCATTGCAAGTTGATGATTTTGTTAATGCAGATGTTATTGCGCAAGGATTATGTGCTTTTCAACCTGAAAAAGCTGCAATACAAGCTGGTCGAATTATGTTGAGACGAATACACTTACTTGCTCAGACACAAGCAGATTTTGCGTTTGAAACTACTCTTGCAAGTCGCACTTTTGCTACTTGGATACCGCAATTAAAACAGCAAGGTTATCAATTCCATCTTATTTTTTTATGGTTAAGAGATGTTGAGCTTGCAATTTTACGCGTTAAAGAGCGCGTTAAGACTGGCGGACATGCCGTGCCAGAAGAAACCATTAGGCGTCGCTACGTTTCTGGCTTAAAAAACTTTTTTAGATTGTACCGACCTCTGGCTAATTCTTGGCAATTTTATGATAATGCAAATGCGGATAGGCTTTCTCTTATTGCCTTTGAAAACAACAATAATGGATTG from Gammaproteobacteria bacterium includes the following:
- a CDS encoding leucyl aminopeptidase; protein product: MKIQLKTTSLLAITTDCIVIATWGNKLLSSGAEVLDQRLKGALAAFLKKTTQLDNAGDSVFFTLREKELNAAQLLLVNLGNKKELTIDAFKKAMDKVAMSLEAIRCKSVCFAFDDIVFKDANIGQSIRTTAIALQQATYRYEIYKSKPKTSALEQVIFLGNKVQEKILQTAAKQAEATVSGMNFTMDLANCPPNICQPEYLAAQAKQLMKKFSSVTTKVLDEKALKKIGAGAILAVGQGSNNKPKLIIVEYRGAAKTEQPHVLVGKGITFDTGGNNLKSFDGMLGMKYDMCGAASVLGVMKAIAELKLKINVVGMIAAAENMPGQDAYRPEDIITSLSGQTIEVLNTDAEGRLVLCDALTYAERYKPKSVIDIATLTGAIITCLGDINTGLFSNNDQLAEQVQQAATTSQDGVWRLPISSAYDAMINSNFADIKNIGGPAAGSITAACFLARFTKKYPWAHLDVAGTASVKLGMNRKATGRPVPLLIEYLLQQV
- a CDS encoding zeta toxin family protein — protein: MPHLIIIAGSNGSGKTTAAPALLQDSLQVDDFVNADVIAQGLCAFQPEKAAIQAGRIMLRRIHLLAQTQADFAFETTLASRTFATWIPQLKQQGYQFHLIFLWLRDVELAILRVKERVKTGGHAVPEETIRRRYVSGLKNFFRLYRPLANSWQFYDNANADRLSLIAFENNNNGLTVQNKRDWEQLLETYSD